A window of the bacterium genome harbors these coding sequences:
- a CDS encoding M6 family metalloprotease domain-containing protein — translation MPPRPGAIQGTNGPLPVYPPGVEVAGPNRVKDQTDLETVAILMQFPDNKADTLARPPALYDSMLYSTGVYKGPPHRAGSLNDYWLECSYGNLHVRGGVAGDRWFTSKYNYSRYYDGDYLLTTGGQLAQENMAQIDSVIDFSQFDLNHDGHIAACFMVHAGADGSDNGDVNCLWSHAIPSFSYQTNDGVIIDGVTNVPEYAMVTAAHDTTMCCIAVMCHEMGHLVGLPDLYDQNRYYWGAGYWSLMSYGAWGAGGNTPWSPSHPDAWCLNQAGFVSPTVVTTNLYNVRIPPIEDTPVVYKVWRGGTNTDTCFYLENRQHRGFDTPLPGAGLAIWHIDPYYSSAMYRYVDMEEDSTFHLDHGNGTRPDPHVYHPELGDTSDVLPGNWNRTAFDSTTIPSSKDRNNLSTGVCVRNIRESGDTIICDIIVHPESVGIAERPASDIRCVTPVAFPNPFSHEAKLTRLTPGAPVRIYSSTGTLVWSADVPTSGELSWNGHEASGAALPDGVYLVHASGYAACPVKVVLRH, via the coding sequence ATGCCACCGCGACCCGGTGCGATCCAAGGCACGAACGGACCGTTGCCGGTCTACCCGCCCGGCGTCGAGGTAGCCGGGCCCAATCGAGTGAAGGACCAGACCGACCTCGAAACGGTAGCCATTCTGATGCAATTCCCCGACAACAAGGCCGACACGCTCGCTCGTCCCCCGGCGCTGTACGACTCAATGCTCTATTCCACGGGCGTGTACAAAGGTCCTCCCCATCGCGCCGGCAGCCTGAACGACTACTGGCTGGAGTGCTCCTACGGCAACCTCCACGTGCGCGGCGGAGTCGCCGGCGACCGTTGGTTCACGTCGAAGTACAACTACTCGCGGTACTACGATGGCGACTACCTGCTGACAACAGGCGGCCAGCTCGCCCAAGAGAACATGGCGCAGATTGACTCCGTCATTGACTTCAGTCAGTTCGACCTGAACCACGACGGCCACATCGCCGCCTGTTTCATGGTCCACGCCGGAGCTGACGGCTCGGACAACGGCGACGTCAACTGCCTCTGGTCCCATGCCATACCCTCGTTCAGCTATCAGACCAACGACGGCGTGATTATCGACGGCGTCACCAACGTGCCCGAGTACGCCATGGTCACCGCCGCGCACGACACCACGATGTGCTGCATTGCGGTAATGTGTCACGAAATGGGCCACCTCGTCGGCCTGCCTGACCTGTACGACCAGAACCGATACTACTGGGGAGCAGGCTACTGGAGCCTGATGTCCTACGGCGCATGGGGCGCGGGAGGCAACACGCCATGGAGCCCGTCCCATCCTGATGCCTGGTGCCTTAACCAGGCCGGCTTCGTAAGTCCTACCGTGGTCACGACCAACCTGTACAATGTTCGCATCCCGCCGATCGAAGACACGCCGGTCGTATACAAGGTCTGGCGCGGCGGCACTAACACCGACACCTGCTTCTATCTTGAGAACCGTCAGCACCGTGGCTTCGACACGCCGCTGCCCGGCGCTGGTTTGGCCATCTGGCACATCGACCCCTACTACAGCAGCGCTATGTACCGCTACGTGGACATGGAAGAGGACTCAACCTTCCACCTTGACCACGGTAACGGAACCCGACCCGACCCGCACGTTTACCATCCGGAGTTGGGAGACACCTCGGATGTTCTTCCGGGCAACTGGAATCGCACCGCGTTCGACTCCACGACCATCCCATCTAGCAAGGACCGCAACAACCTCTCCACCGGCGTGTGCGTGAGGAACATCCGGGAATCCGGAGACACAATCATCTGCGACATCATCGTCCACCCTGAGTCGGTCGGCATCGCCGAACGCCCGGCGTCCGACATCCGATGCGTGACACCCGTAGCCTTCCCCAACCCATTCTCACATGAAGCGAAACTGACCCGGCTCACGCCGGGTGCGCCAGTGCGCATCTACTCGTCTACCGGAACACTAGTTTGGAGTGCTGACGTGCCGACCTCCGGCGAGCTTAGTTGGAATGGCCATGAGGCGTCGGGCGCGGCCCTGCCCGACGGCGTCTATCTTGTACACGCGTCGGGGTATGCCGCCTGTCCAGTCAAGGTCGTGCTCAGACACTAG
- a CDS encoding tetratricopeptide repeat protein, which yields MRFKGKHYVSKRDLKEDRFQQLVERAMEYYYRDRQRVWIGAAAVVAVVVIAIVLLQNRKPGVNLQAQMAFTEAVGMYSNNDFGRAETVFTDIATRYGGDFAGAKAHFYLANIYYNTNRLPDAKREFGVFLSRVKNDPLLSPSAQFGIGNCEEQSGNNLGAAKSYEAVWQRWPKSPLAYDAMMAAGRAYRDANDFAKAEAIYQELLTSKPAGEKGEDVKIELARIQALQNKFR from the coding sequence ATGCGCTTTAAGGGCAAACACTACGTCAGCAAGCGAGACCTGAAGGAAGACCGGTTCCAGCAGCTCGTTGAGCGGGCGATGGAGTACTACTACCGCGACCGTCAGCGGGTGTGGATCGGTGCTGCGGCTGTGGTTGCGGTAGTCGTCATAGCCATCGTGTTGCTGCAGAACCGAAAACCTGGCGTGAACCTCCAGGCCCAGATGGCGTTCACCGAGGCCGTCGGTATGTACTCAAACAACGACTTCGGGCGCGCAGAGACCGTTTTCACGGACATTGCCACAAGGTACGGCGGGGATTTCGCCGGAGCGAAAGCTCACTTCTATCTGGCGAATATCTACTACAACACCAACCGGCTGCCGGATGCCAAACGGGAGTTCGGCGTCTTCCTCAGCCGGGTGAAGAACGATCCGCTTCTGAGCCCGTCGGCCCAGTTTGGGATTGGCAACTGTGAGGAGCAGTCGGGCAACAACCTTGGGGCGGCCAAGTCCTATGAGGCCGTCTGGCAGAGGTGGCCCAAGTCGCCGCTGGCGTATGATGCGATGATGGCGGCGGGCAGAGCCTATCGTGATGCCAATGACTTCGCCAAGGCCGAGGCCATTTACCAGGAGCTACTCACGAGCAAGCCGGCGGGGGAGAAGGGCGAGGATGTGAAGATCGAATTGGCCCGGATCCAGGCTCTACAGAACAAGTTTAGATAG
- a CDS encoding toll/interleukin-1 receptor domain-containing protein, with translation MRTEPPIPSLTSSIWPHIIIPYGYTDHEFAHKLAAELRRDQVSRWIEELDMSAGKFVVNWIAHSVRPVDIVIAVVSASSVTASWVQHDLGTVMAREFNGRHVTLLLARTDSCALPDTLASQPCFDFRDEWNRAYDDLLVAIQRFASQRLASRHPTTNTRRPR, from the coding sequence ATGAGAACGGAGCCTCCGATTCCATCTCTCACCAGCAGCATCTGGCCCCACATCATCATACCCTACGGCTACACGGACCACGAATTCGCCCACAAGCTGGCCGCAGAGTTGCGCCGCGACCAGGTCTCCCGGTGGATTGAAGAGCTCGACATGTCGGCTGGCAAGTTTGTCGTAAACTGGATAGCCCATTCGGTCCGACCGGTAGACATCGTCATCGCTGTTGTCTCTGCTTCCTCGGTCACAGCAAGCTGGGTGCAACACGACCTGGGCACGGTCATGGCGAGAGAATTCAACGGACGACATGTTACGTTGCTCCTGGCGAGAACTGACAGTTGCGCTCTGCCGGACACGCTGGCTTCGCAGCCCTGCTTTGACTTCCGCGATGAATGGAACCGGGCCTACGACGACCTACTCGTCGCCATACAGCGATTCGCGAGTCAGAGGCTCGCCAGTCGCCATCCGACTACCAACACGCGCAGACCCCGCTGA
- a CDS encoding tetratricopeptide repeat protein, producing the protein MTDRNERMIASPVLFALVCMGLLVAPGRLRAGWAGRTDWKPVEYTPGGDVIYFDHVPQSTNPEIRAHFSAAAESLDASSYLGALAELEKAIPLAKGSELAALHNITAYVNLWCHLTSDASISSLEASLDVAAKAGDSVGRAAALSELGNLHGTYDRDFDTALSCLSKALAINQKAGLLEGVSFDQRLIGFCLHEQGQYDSALSHYQSALAAATSVNNYADIVSVRASIAHLYVVKDDDADALSNYLQAWADVPKAGVYDSTEVLREALRGYLEVMGADTFSAACKKQGFSQTEADALVAELQKTE; encoded by the coding sequence ATGACTGACCGAAATGAACGCATGATCGCAAGCCCCGTTCTGTTCGCACTGGTTTGCATGGGGTTGCTGGTCGCGCCCGGTCGGCTTAGGGCCGGCTGGGCCGGAAGGACCGATTGGAAGCCGGTGGAATATACGCCGGGAGGTGATGTCATCTACTTCGACCACGTGCCGCAGAGCACGAACCCCGAGATAAGGGCCCATTTTTCCGCGGCAGCGGAATCGCTGGACGCGTCATCCTATCTCGGGGCACTGGCCGAGTTGGAGAAGGCAATTCCGCTGGCCAAGGGCTCGGAGCTGGCCGCACTCCACAACATCACCGCCTACGTGAACCTCTGGTGCCATCTGACCAGCGACGCCTCGATCTCCTCGCTGGAGGCCTCTCTGGATGTCGCCGCCAAGGCGGGCGACTCAGTCGGCCGGGCCGCGGCGCTGTCGGAACTCGGCAACCTCCATGGGACCTACGACCGGGATTTCGACACCGCGCTTTCCTGCCTGAGCAAGGCGCTGGCGATAAACCAGAAGGCCGGCCTGCTTGAGGGCGTATCCTTCGACCAGAGGCTGATCGGGTTTTGCCTGCACGAGCAGGGCCAGTATGACAGCGCGCTTTCTCACTACCAGAGCGCCCTTGCCGCTGCAACGTCCGTCAACAACTACGCAGACATTGTCTCAGTGCGGGCTTCAATAGCACATCTCTACGTGGTGAAGGATGATGACGCGGACGCGCTAAGTAACTACTTGCAGGCTTGGGCAGACGTCCCGAAGGCCGGCGTCTATGACAGCACGGAAGTCCTTCGGGAAGCTCTCAGGGGATATCTCGAGGTAATGGGTGCGGATACGTTCTCCGCCGCGTGCAAGAAACAAGGGTTCAGCCAGACCGAGGCGGACGCTCTGGTGGCGGAGTTGCAGAAGACAGAGTAG
- a CDS encoding tetratricopeptide repeat protein: protein MRSSKLWSCIAISVLILLGPGRARAQEEEDADPVEQGNALADEGNFLAAIQQFNRAIEQDSTDSVAYYNRGRAYHAIGENASAIEDYTNAIRLNPADPDAYNSRGIAYRDEGKPDLAILDYDRTLALDSSRDDACNNRGLAHEDKGEHALAMQDYNRALDLNPSFALAFSNRGLVHQAMDEPGLAIMDYDEAIRLDPSMIPTFFFRAEAHALIGLDSAAVDDYEHIIANAPAADSLYVGEAKRQIELLKAK from the coding sequence ATGAGAAGCAGTAAGCTGTGGAGTTGCATCGCGATTAGCGTCTTGATTCTGCTTGGGCCCGGCCGAGCCCGTGCCCAGGAAGAGGAAGACGCGGACCCGGTCGAGCAAGGTAATGCGCTTGCAGACGAGGGCAACTTTCTGGCGGCGATCCAGCAATTCAACCGGGCGATAGAGCAGGACTCGACTGACAGCGTCGCCTATTACAATCGCGGGCGAGCCTACCACGCCATTGGCGAGAATGCGTCGGCCATTGAGGACTATACGAACGCGATCAGGCTTAATCCGGCCGACCCTGACGCCTACAACAGCCGCGGGATTGCCTACCGCGATGAAGGGAAGCCGGACCTGGCGATTCTGGACTATGACCGAACCCTGGCGCTGGACTCAAGCCGGGACGACGCCTGCAACAACCGCGGGCTCGCGCATGAAGACAAGGGCGAGCATGCCCTCGCAATGCAGGACTACAACCGTGCGCTGGATCTGAATCCGAGCTTCGCCCTCGCCTTCAGCAACCGCGGTCTCGTGCATCAAGCCATGGACGAACCCGGCCTGGCTATAATGGACTACGACGAGGCGATCCGGCTCGACCCGAGCATGATCCCGACCTTCTTCTTCAGAGCAGAGGCGCACGCGCTTATCGGGCTGGACTCGGCCGCGGTTGACGACTACGAGCATATCATAGCCAACGCGCCCGCCGCCGACAGTCTTTATGTGGGAGAGGCAAAACGCCAGATCGAACTGCTGAAGGCGAAGTAA